The Flavobacterium marginilacus genome window below encodes:
- a CDS encoding S41 family peptidase gives MRKILLLSFFSLLLIQCTSVKEHNEHLNDLIPESDLKEDVDFTYQKLQRLQPKLYWYISKKELDFKFDSLKSTITKPMTSYEFYKKLSPVVSSIRQGHLIVSPSVKILSKSEQEAIKELGAGPFSQFEFEILNDKMYVTKNKSDDEAIQTGAEVISINDQKTSELIHEYYTLFASDGYNKTFKRKRVSKMFSTFYTNENGPQNSLKYVFKQSDSLYTTSIKRKAAPKKEGNGALMKVVGHEAKINFLTSKDKKTYGYNENTKMNNRDLKFIEKDNSIALLKISHFALGKPSRFYEESFMKMQQYKTKTLIIDLRNNPGGSLKEIEILYSYLSDASYAFTDPFQVVSKTALIEKTPFSKAPLFAKFFITPFYAPYMYLNVHKNEDGDYYIPNSASKRKPINKNAFRGKIYVMINGGTFSASSIISSNLKGSKRATFVGEETGGAYNGTVAGIMPTVKLPNSDIKITIGLMVVAPSYKTALEGRGIFPDKEIIPTPADFKSGKDLELSWILEDIKKNPIIFSENQNSEDITLK, from the coding sequence ATGAGGAAAATTCTCTTACTTTCATTTTTCAGTTTACTGCTTATACAATGTACTTCTGTGAAAGAACACAATGAGCATTTGAACGACTTAATACCGGAAAGTGACCTAAAAGAAGACGTCGATTTTACTTATCAAAAACTGCAGCGACTCCAGCCTAAATTGTATTGGTACATTTCAAAAAAAGAACTCGATTTTAAATTCGACAGCTTAAAAAGTACCATTACAAAACCAATGACCAGCTATGAATTTTACAAAAAGCTTAGTCCTGTGGTGTCTTCGATCCGTCAAGGTCATTTGATTGTTTCCCCTTCAGTAAAAATATTAAGCAAATCGGAACAAGAAGCGATTAAAGAACTGGGAGCTGGTCCTTTTTCGCAATTTGAATTTGAAATTCTTAATGACAAAATGTATGTCACTAAAAACAAATCAGACGATGAAGCAATACAGACAGGAGCAGAAGTTATATCCATTAATGACCAAAAAACCAGCGAATTAATTCATGAATATTACACGCTTTTTGCCTCAGACGGATATAACAAAACATTTAAAAGAAAAAGAGTTTCCAAAATGTTTTCTACATTTTACACCAATGAAAATGGCCCTCAAAACAGTTTGAAATATGTTTTTAAACAAAGTGATTCTTTATACACAACATCTATTAAACGAAAAGCGGCACCGAAAAAAGAGGGAAACGGAGCTTTAATGAAAGTAGTTGGACATGAAGCGAAAATTAACTTCCTAACAAGTAAGGATAAAAAAACGTACGGCTATAATGAAAACACGAAAATGAATAATCGTGATTTAAAGTTCATCGAAAAAGACAACAGTATTGCTTTACTTAAAATCAGCCATTTTGCATTAGGAAAACCTTCTCGTTTCTATGAAGAAAGCTTTATGAAAATGCAGCAGTATAAAACAAAAACATTAATAATTGATTTAAGAAATAACCCTGGCGGTTCCTTAAAAGAAATTGAGATTCTATACAGTTATTTATCGGATGCATCTTATGCTTTTACAGATCCTTTTCAAGTGGTTTCAAAAACGGCTCTAATCGAAAAAACACCTTTTAGCAAAGCTCCATTATTTGCAAAATTTTTCATAACTCCTTTTTATGCGCCTTATATGTATCTTAATGTTCATAAAAATGAAGACGGCGATTACTACATTCCTAATTCTGCATCAAAGAGAAAACCAATAAATAAAAATGCATTCAGAGGAAAGATATACGTAATGATAAACGGAGGCACATTTTCAGCGTCCAGTATTATTTCTTCTAATTTAAAAGGATCAAAGAGAGCCACTTTTGTAGGTGAAGAAACAGGCGGTGCATACAACGGAACTGTTGCAGGTATCATGCCGACTGTTAAACTGCCAAATTCTGATATAAAAATAACAATAGGATTAATGGTTGTTGCTCCATCTTATAAAACAGCGCTCGAAGGACGCGGTATTTTTCCAGATAAAGAAATTATCCCAACTCCAGCTGATTTTAAAAGCGGTAAAGATTTAGAACTGAGCTGGATCTTGGAAGACATTAAAAAGAACCCCATAATTTTCAGCGAAAATCAAAATAGCGAAGATATTACTCTAAAATAA
- a CDS encoding DoxX family protein, with protein MNNVKSLNKWANAHTYLPVDILRMALGVFLFMKGVYFFSNTQYLVDLLSPIDKFDKFGGGMFLIHYIAPAHLIGGILIFFGLLTRWAITGQLPILISAIIINFMGQMHHQNLLLAILTLTVCVGFLIYGSGKNSADYYFKMQQ; from the coding sequence ATGAACAATGTAAAAAGCTTGAATAAGTGGGCCAATGCGCATACTTATTTACCTGTAGATATCCTTAGAATGGCTCTTGGTGTTTTTTTATTTATGAAAGGAGTTTATTTTTTTTCAAACACCCAATATTTAGTTGATTTATTATCACCTATAGACAAGTTTGACAAATTTGGCGGAGGCATGTTCTTGATTCATTATATAGCCCCTGCTCATTTGATCGGCGGTATTTTAATATTCTTCGGGTTATTGACACGCTGGGCCATAACAGGACAGCTGCCTATTTTAATTAGTGCCATTATTATCAACTTTATGGGACAAATGCACCATCAAAATTTACTTTTAGCAATACTAACTCTAACAGTGTGTGTGGGTTTTCTAATTTATGGAAGCGGAAAAAATTCGGCAGATTACTATTTTAAAATGCAACAATAA
- a CDS encoding AMP-binding protein, whose amino-acid sequence MSAITYKNVHNHFKINGHHLTKEDLCRIAYSFIKEGADFEQAVGDFLLDWFDDKSYIDMYTSGTTGEPKTIRVEKEAMVQSAISTGDFFGLEPGNKVLHCLPVNYVAGKMMFVRSFILGLDMDFVEPSSHPLEYNDQKYDFAAMVPLQAKNSINKLTNIKKIIIGGVKVHKSLEQELVKLPVQIYETYGMTETITHIAAKKIGTEAFTTLPNVTVSINENQCLEIVAKNIRSEKIVTNDIVKLISDTQFIWLGRFDNVINSGGIKIMPEQVEGKLSTLIPRRYFVNGEQDDSLGEKVVLYVEGETIKIDNSVFDVLDKYEKPKDIIFIPKFKETATGKIMREESKKLVLAN is encoded by the coding sequence ATGAGTGCAATAACATACAAAAACGTACACAATCATTTTAAAATAAATGGACATCATTTAACAAAAGAGGATTTATGCAGAATTGCTTATAGTTTTATAAAAGAAGGAGCAGATTTCGAGCAGGCAGTCGGAGATTTTTTACTGGACTGGTTCGATGATAAATCTTATATTGATATGTATACTTCGGGAACTACAGGTGAACCAAAAACAATAAGAGTCGAAAAAGAGGCCATGGTTCAATCAGCGATTTCAACAGGAGATTTTTTTGGACTAGAGCCTGGAAATAAAGTGCTGCATTGTCTGCCGGTAAATTATGTTGCAGGAAAAATGATGTTTGTACGTTCATTTATTCTAGGTCTGGATATGGATTTTGTAGAGCCTAGTTCACATCCTTTGGAATATAATGATCAAAAATATGATTTTGCAGCTATGGTGCCGCTTCAGGCCAAAAACTCAATCAATAAGCTGACTAATATCAAAAAGATAATTATTGGGGGAGTTAAAGTTCATAAATCATTGGAACAGGAATTGGTTAAATTACCAGTCCAGATTTATGAGACTTATGGAATGACGGAAACTATTACTCATATAGCAGCTAAAAAAATTGGTACAGAAGCATTTACAACATTGCCAAACGTTACAGTTTCTATAAATGAAAATCAATGCTTGGAGATTGTTGCTAAAAATATCAGAAGCGAAAAAATTGTTACAAACGATATCGTGAAGTTAATTTCAGATACGCAGTTTATCTGGTTAGGACGTTTTGATAATGTAATTAATAGCGGCGGTATTAAAATTATGCCGGAGCAGGTCGAGGGTAAACTATCGACATTGATACCTAGACGTTATTTTGTAAATGGTGAGCAAGATGATAGTTTGGGTGAAAAAGTGGTTTTATATGTAGAAGGAGAAACTATTAAGATTGATAATTCAGTATTTGATGTTTTGGATAAATATGAGAAACCAAAAGACATTATTTTTATACCTAAATTTAAAGAAACTGCTACTGGCAAAATAATGAGAGAAGAAAGTAAAAAATTAGTATTAGCTAATTAA
- a CDS encoding CPBP family intramembrane glutamic endopeptidase, whose product MFIKQGIDKENKFWKYLLGLLIIVGASFLGQMPMLAVILYQTSFKGKSYPVTDEEVFHFLEPNLNLFLLLFSYVVALGGVFFAVRFLHRQTFISIVTGRKEIDWKRVLFSFSIWSVFTIVTTLVSYYLNPSDFEINFQPVPFLILFIIASLLIPIQTTVEELIFRGYLMQGFANLSRNKWLPLLATSAIFGLLHLSNPEVSKIGNIIMVYYIGTGLLLGIMTLMDDGMELALGFHAANNLIGALLVTSDWTAFQTYSIFKDVSEPEAGFDIIFPVIVIYPLLLIIFGYKYKWTEWVKKLTESI is encoded by the coding sequence ATGTTTATAAAGCAGGGAATTGATAAAGAAAATAAATTTTGGAAATACCTTTTAGGGTTATTAATTATTGTCGGAGCATCTTTTTTAGGACAGATGCCTATGCTGGCAGTAATTTTATATCAGACTTCTTTTAAAGGGAAGTCATATCCAGTGACAGATGAGGAAGTATTTCATTTTTTAGAGCCTAATTTGAATTTGTTTCTTTTATTGTTTTCCTATGTAGTTGCTTTGGGCGGTGTGTTTTTTGCAGTTCGATTTTTACATCGGCAGACTTTTATTTCAATTGTTACCGGCCGAAAGGAAATCGACTGGAAAAGAGTATTGTTTTCATTCTCAATTTGGTCTGTATTTACCATTGTTACAACCTTGGTTTCGTATTATTTAAATCCATCTGATTTTGAAATCAATTTTCAGCCCGTTCCCTTTTTAATTTTATTCATTATAGCATCTTTATTGATTCCAATACAGACAACAGTTGAAGAATTAATTTTCAGAGGTTATTTAATGCAGGGCTTTGCTAATTTGTCTCGGAACAAATGGCTGCCATTGTTAGCTACTTCAGCTATTTTTGGATTACTGCATTTGTCTAATCCCGAAGTTTCGAAGATTGGCAATATAATTATGGTGTATTATATTGGAACCGGACTGTTGTTAGGGATAATGACTTTAATGGATGACGGAATGGAATTGGCATTAGGATTTCATGCTGCAAACAACTTGATAGGGGCTTTATTAGTGACATCAGATTGGACTGCTTTTCAGACGTATTCTATTTTTAAAGATGTGTCAGAACCTGAAGCCGGATTTGATATTATCTTCCCTGTAATAGTGATTTATCCTTTGCTTTTGATTATATTTGGGTATAAATACAAATGGACGGAGTGGGTAAAAAAACTGACAGAAAGTATTTGA
- a CDS encoding arsenate reductase family protein → MIQIYHNQRCGKSRSCLLFLEESNKDFEIINYLSTPPTAAELTVLLKQLNFSPIELVRQKEKIWIENFKGKTLTDDQIIQAMAENPILIERPIIVKDGQAIIGRDLDKVSPFI, encoded by the coding sequence ATGATACAAATTTACCATAACCAGCGCTGTGGAAAATCAAGAAGCTGCCTGCTTTTTTTAGAAGAATCAAATAAAGATTTTGAGATTATCAATTACCTTAGCACACCTCCGACAGCTGCCGAATTAACTGTGTTATTAAAACAGCTGAATTTCAGTCCAATTGAACTGGTGCGCCAAAAAGAAAAAATATGGATAGAAAATTTCAAAGGAAAAACACTAACTGACGATCAGATTATTCAGGCAATGGCAGAAAATCCAATTCTTATCGAAAGACCTATCATTGTTAAAGATGGCCAGGCCATTATTGGCAGAGATTTAGACAAGGTTTCTCCTTTCATTTAA
- a CDS encoding TonB-dependent receptor domain-containing protein, protein MKNFKFNVVLLFLLLGLTNFAQQRPPSFNKVKVTGKIVDKKSNQPLEFATITLKNQKNPKAISGGITNNKGEYEADVIPGVYDITIEFISFKSVDIKGKSITEKTSLGTIALEDDASQLNEVVVRSEKSSVEIKLDKKVYNVGQDMMVKGGTVSDVLDNVPSVSVDTEGNVSLRGSDNVRILIDGRPSYAVNIAEALRQLPADAIDKVEVITNPSARYDAEGGSGIINILFKKGKNQGFNGTLIASTGIPETYGLTANVNYKTEKLNYFTTAGYNHRTNEGGGKTNSQYFNNDGSIKNYLNEDRDTERTNDGFNGRAGLEWTVAPNTYWTNAINYEKYTGDSNDLINYNNYDASHIFTGSTYRLNTGDTGSENISYTSNLIKNFNDKGHKLTVDASISRNTDDSQSIITGSNNYNNTLNNQIQKQAQIQADYVLPLGEGSQFEAGYKGSFGDLNNEYYVLDENGARIDNLSNTLEYKENINALYTQYGFKANKFSYLFGLRWEDTNIEVNLLEAPKDFNTKKYSNLFPSAFISYEISDQSNLTTSYSKRLTRPRGRFMNPAVNYSSNVNIFQGNPDLDPSLTDKFDFGYIKRWEKVTFNTSAYFEDTKDVFSFVRSPTGDEVNGVPVIKSQPINLGKEQKFGFEFTLNYNPFKIWRINSNFNLYNVKTTGEHSYTDTTGKLVVQNLDNQATSWFARVSSKLTLPYKIDWQLNGTYNGEQKTAQGKNLDQFSMNTAFSKDLMKDKATIAFNISDIFNTRKMRSYTYLDNQISYGEMQFRKRQFNLSFTYRFNKAKNEREKNAQPRNDGGGDGGGGDFPG, encoded by the coding sequence ATGAAAAATTTCAAATTTAATGTAGTCCTATTATTTTTACTTTTAGGATTAACCAATTTTGCCCAGCAAAGACCTCCTTCTTTTAACAAAGTTAAGGTTACTGGAAAAATTGTAGACAAAAAAAGTAACCAGCCTTTAGAATTTGCTACTATCACCTTAAAGAATCAAAAAAATCCAAAAGCCATTTCCGGCGGAATTACTAATAACAAAGGAGAATACGAAGCTGATGTTATTCCTGGCGTTTATGACATTACTATCGAATTTATTTCCTTTAAATCAGTCGACATAAAAGGAAAAAGCATAACCGAAAAAACTTCATTAGGCACAATTGCACTTGAAGATGATGCTTCACAGCTGAATGAAGTTGTTGTCCGTTCCGAAAAGTCATCAGTTGAAATAAAACTGGACAAAAAAGTCTATAACGTTGGTCAGGATATGATGGTAAAAGGCGGTACTGTAAGTGATGTTTTGGATAATGTCCCTTCTGTTTCTGTTGATACCGAAGGAAATGTAAGTTTAAGAGGAAGTGATAACGTCCGAATTTTAATTGACGGAAGACCATCTTATGCCGTAAACATCGCAGAAGCATTACGACAGCTCCCTGCTGATGCTATTGATAAAGTGGAAGTAATTACCAATCCATCTGCTCGATATGATGCCGAAGGCGGTTCAGGTATAATCAATATTTTATTTAAAAAAGGTAAAAATCAGGGTTTTAACGGAACTCTTATCGCTTCAACAGGTATTCCTGAAACCTATGGTTTAACTGCCAATGTGAATTATAAAACCGAAAAATTAAACTACTTCACTACTGCTGGTTACAACCACAGAACGAACGAAGGCGGCGGTAAAACGAATTCTCAGTATTTTAATAACGACGGTTCTATTAAAAATTATTTAAATGAAGACCGTGATACAGAAAGAACCAATGATGGTTTTAATGGAAGAGCCGGACTTGAATGGACAGTTGCTCCAAATACCTATTGGACAAATGCCATTAATTATGAAAAATATACAGGCGATTCTAATGATTTGATCAACTACAATAACTATGACGCTTCCCACATTTTCACAGGTTCAACGTATCGTTTGAATACTGGAGATACAGGCAGTGAAAATATCTCCTATACTTCAAACTTAATTAAAAACTTCAACGATAAAGGACACAAACTTACGGTTGATGCTTCTATATCAAGAAATACTGATGACAGCCAAAGTATAATTACAGGTTCTAATAACTACAATAACACCTTAAACAACCAAATTCAAAAGCAAGCACAAATTCAGGCTGATTATGTTCTTCCGTTAGGAGAAGGCAGTCAGTTTGAAGCTGGATATAAAGGAAGTTTTGGTGACTTAAACAACGAATATTACGTTCTTGATGAAAATGGAGCAAGAATCGATAATTTATCAAATACTTTAGAGTACAAAGAAAATATCAATGCCCTTTATACTCAATATGGTTTCAAAGCAAATAAGTTCTCTTATTTATTTGGACTGCGCTGGGAAGACACTAATATCGAAGTTAACTTATTAGAAGCCCCTAAAGATTTCAATACTAAAAAATACAGCAATTTGTTTCCAAGTGCTTTCATCAGTTATGAAATTTCAGATCAAAGTAACTTAACAACAAGTTACAGCAAACGTTTAACTAGACCAAGAGGGCGATTCATGAACCCTGCTGTAAATTATTCTAGCAATGTCAATATTTTTCAAGGAAATCCAGATTTAGATCCTTCTCTAACAGATAAATTTGATTTTGGATACATCAAACGCTGGGAAAAAGTAACTTTTAATACTTCTGCTTATTTTGAAGACACCAAAGATGTTTTCAGCTTTGTACGGTCACCTACAGGTGATGAAGTGAATGGAGTTCCAGTAATCAAAAGCCAGCCTATAAACTTAGGAAAAGAACAAAAATTTGGTTTTGAATTTACCTTAAATTATAATCCGTTCAAAATATGGAGAATAAACAGTAATTTCAATTTATACAATGTAAAAACAACCGGAGAACACAGCTACACGGATACGACAGGAAAACTTGTAGTACAAAATCTTGACAATCAAGCTACCTCTTGGTTTGCAAGAGTAAGTTCAAAATTAACTTTGCCATACAAAATTGACTGGCAGCTGAACGGCACATATAATGGGGAACAAAAAACTGCACAAGGAAAAAACTTAGATCAGTTTTCTATGAATACCGCTTTCAGTAAAGATCTAATGAAAGATAAAGCGACAATTGCATTCAATATCAGTGATATTTTCAACACCAGAAAAATGAGATCATACACCTATCTTGATAATCAAATCTCATATGGCGAAATGCAGTTCCGTAAACGTCAGTTCAATTTATCGTTTACTTACCGTTTCAACAAAGCGAAAAATGAAAGAGAAAAGAATGCTCAGCCTAGAAATGATGGCGGAGGAGATGGCGGAGGCGGCGATTTCCCTGGATAA
- a CDS encoding L-serine ammonia-lyase: protein MEECISVFDMLKIGVGPSSSHTLGPWRAAERFLNELRSDYDINTVIRVKVDLYGSLSLTGKGHATDLAIMLGLSGQDPEYIPIQNINKIIKSIEAKNEIHLGNQINIPFYILQDIVFNKNFLPFHANGLTFTVYFNNEAEYSSTFYSIGGGFVVKEERENAQNKVAIKCAFPFPINKASELLAYCAKENKSISEIVYDNEKSMRPETEIHHELLRIWNTMLECMYIGCHSEGILPGGLHVRRRAFDMHQNLIGLCNYSTPQEWLEEIRKTEVKFRQILKWVSCFALAVNEVNAALGRVVTAPTNGSSGVIPAVLMYYLVIENHQAGENEIKKFLMVAGEIGSIFKKGSTISAAMGGCQAEIGVSSAMAAGALCELLGGNPAQVLMAAEIAMEHHLGLTCDPIGGLVQIPCIERNTMGAIKAINAAELALATDAKNAKVSLDKVIDTMWQTAKDMNSKYKETSEGGLAIAVNMADC from the coding sequence ATGGAAGAATGTATCTCTGTTTTTGATATGTTAAAAATTGGTGTTGGCCCATCCAGTTCGCATACCCTTGGACCTTGGCGTGCAGCAGAACGTTTTTTAAATGAACTCAGAAGCGATTACGACATCAATACTGTCATCAGGGTAAAAGTAGATCTGTACGGTTCTCTTTCATTAACCGGAAAGGGACATGCCACCGATTTGGCAATTATGCTTGGACTTAGCGGCCAAGACCCAGAATACATTCCTATCCAAAATATTAACAAAATCATCAAATCGATTGAAGCCAAAAACGAAATCCATTTGGGAAACCAAATCAATATTCCCTTTTATATTCTTCAGGACATTGTTTTCAATAAAAACTTTCTTCCTTTTCATGCTAATGGATTAACATTTACTGTATATTTTAATAACGAAGCAGAATACAGTTCTACTTTTTATTCCATAGGAGGCGGATTTGTTGTCAAAGAAGAACGGGAAAATGCCCAAAATAAAGTTGCAATAAAATGCGCCTTCCCCTTCCCTATTAACAAAGCAAGCGAACTTTTGGCCTATTGTGCCAAAGAAAATAAATCCATTTCTGAAATCGTTTATGATAACGAAAAATCCATGCGCCCCGAAACAGAAATTCATCACGAATTACTGCGTATTTGGAACACTATGCTGGAATGCATGTATATTGGCTGCCATTCCGAAGGAATACTTCCCGGAGGTTTACATGTACGAAGACGCGCTTTTGACATGCATCAAAATCTGATTGGTCTATGTAATTATTCTACACCGCAGGAATGGCTGGAAGAAATCAGAAAAACCGAAGTAAAGTTCCGCCAGATTCTAAAATGGGTAAGCTGTTTTGCATTAGCGGTAAATGAAGTTAATGCTGCATTAGGCCGGGTTGTAACTGCTCCAACAAACGGAAGTTCAGGTGTAATTCCTGCCGTTTTGATGTATTATTTAGTTATCGAAAACCATCAGGCAGGCGAAAACGAAATCAAAAAATTCCTGATGGTTGCGGGCGAGATAGGCAGTATTTTCAAAAAAGGATCTACTATTTCGGCAGCAATGGGCGGGTGCCAGGCCGAAATTGGTGTTTCCAGTGCGATGGCTGCAGGAGCTTTATGCGAATTATTAGGCGGAAATCCTGCTCAGGTATTAATGGCTGCCGAAATTGCTATGGAACATCATTTGGGGTTAACCTGCGACCCTATTGGCGGTTTAGTACAGATTCCATGTATCGAAAGAAATACTATGGGTGCCATAAAAGCAATTAATGCCGCTGAACTTGCTTTGGCAACTGATGCAAAAAATGCTAAAGTATCTCTTGACAAAGTCATTGATACTATGTGGCAAACGGCCAAAGACATGAATTCCAAATACAAAGAAACCTCCGAAGGCGGACTCGCAATTGCCGTAAATATGGCGGATTGTTAG
- a CDS encoding KUP/HAK/KT family potassium transporter, with amino-acid sequence MNKSTVQKVTAASLLVALGIIYGDIGTSPLYVMKAIIGQREISKLLVYGGISCIFWTLTFQTTFKYVLLTLSADNHGEGGVFSLYALVKRFGKGKLVIPTILGATTLLADGIITPPISVASAVEGLGDVVPNIPILPIVIVILSGLFFFQRFGTQKVGFFFGPAMVVWFSMLLVLGFVQILEHPAILTALNPVYAYELLVEYPHGFWLLGAVFLCTTGAEALYSDLGHCGKSNIRITWVFVKIALVVNYLGQAAWLMNQSSPFLEGKNPFYTIMPQWFLFSGVVISTFAAIIASQALISGSFTLINEAVSLNFWPRVTMKNPTNLKGQIYIPSVNTILWIGCILMVLYFRTSSNMEAAYGFSITIAMLMTTVLLNYYLIYIKKMNRILITAVITVFVVIEIAFFAANIVKIKERWMFLFFELFIFMTMYVWYFSRKINNKLVKFTNLTEYSAKFKELNNDISIPKYSTHLIYLSKADRDYEIEEKILNSIFSKKPKRADVYWFFHINRTNSPFDLNYEVIELLDDKVIKIVLNIGFRIQPKVELYFKRIVQNLIDNKELNLHIRSDGSTKYNAEPDFKFVIIEKFLSVENEFSVRDGLLLNSYYMLKNMSLSDTRAFGLDKSDVVIEEIPIVYHPITKLELERKAVS; translated from the coding sequence ATGAATAAATCAACGGTTCAAAAAGTTACAGCTGCATCGCTTTTGGTGGCACTAGGAATTATTTACGGAGATATAGGAACCAGTCCGTTATATGTTATGAAAGCCATTATCGGGCAAAGGGAAATATCGAAACTATTAGTTTATGGAGGGATTTCGTGTATATTTTGGACACTTACTTTTCAGACAACTTTTAAATATGTTTTGCTGACACTTTCGGCAGACAATCATGGAGAAGGAGGTGTGTTTTCCCTCTATGCATTGGTCAAACGATTTGGAAAAGGAAAATTGGTGATTCCGACAATTCTGGGAGCCACAACGCTTTTGGCTGACGGAATTATTACACCGCCTATTTCTGTAGCTTCGGCTGTAGAAGGATTAGGTGATGTAGTTCCAAATATTCCAATACTTCCAATTGTTATTGTAATCCTGTCTGGTCTTTTCTTTTTTCAGCGTTTTGGCACCCAGAAAGTAGGATTCTTTTTTGGTCCAGCCATGGTGGTTTGGTTTTCCATGCTTTTGGTATTGGGATTTGTACAGATTTTGGAGCATCCAGCGATTTTGACCGCTTTGAATCCTGTGTATGCTTATGAGTTATTGGTTGAGTATCCTCATGGATTTTGGCTGTTAGGTGCTGTTTTCCTTTGTACCACTGGAGCCGAAGCCTTGTATTCGGATTTAGGACATTGCGGAAAAAGTAATATTAGAATCACATGGGTTTTTGTAAAAATTGCTTTGGTTGTCAATTATTTGGGACAGGCCGCTTGGTTAATGAATCAAAGCAGCCCTTTTCTTGAAGGCAAAAATCCTTTTTATACAATAATGCCTCAATGGTTTTTGTTTTCGGGTGTTGTGATTTCGACTTTTGCTGCAATTATTGCTTCACAGGCATTGATAAGCGGTTCGTTTACATTGATTAATGAAGCGGTGTCACTTAATTTTTGGCCTCGGGTGACGATGAAAAACCCAACCAATTTGAAAGGACAGATTTACATTCCGTCAGTGAATACCATTTTGTGGATCGGCTGTATTTTGATGGTTTTGTATTTCAGGACCTCATCTAACATGGAAGCGGCTTACGGATTTTCGATTACTATAGCCATGCTGATGACGACAGTTCTTTTAAATTATTATTTGATTTATATCAAAAAAATGAACAGGATTCTCATCACTGCAGTCATAACGGTTTTTGTGGTTATTGAAATCGCATTTTTTGCTGCCAATATTGTCAAAATCAAAGAACGATGGATGTTTTTGTTTTTTGAGCTGTTTATATTTATGACAATGTATGTTTGGTATTTTTCAAGAAAAATTAATAACAAGTTGGTGAAATTTACCAATCTGACTGAATACTCGGCAAAATTTAAAGAATTGAACAATGATATTTCAATCCCGAAATATTCTACCCATTTGATTTATTTGTCAAAAGCCGACAGGGACTATGAAATTGAAGAGAAAATATTGAATTCAATTTTTTCTAAAAAACCAAAGAGAGCCGATGTGTATTGGTTTTTCCATATCAACCGGACTAATTCTCCTTTTGATCTGAATTATGAGGTTATAGAGCTGCTGGATGATAAAGTAATTAAGATTGTCTTGAATATAGGTTTTAGAATCCAGCCAAAAGTAGAATTATATTTTAAACGAATTGTCCAGAATCTGATTGATAACAAAGAGTTAAATCTGCACATTCGTTCTGACGGTTCTACAAAATACAATGCGGAACCTGATTTTAAATTTGTTATTATTGAGAAGTTTTTGTCTGTAGAAAATGAGTTTTCTGTAAGAGACGGACTTTTACTGAACTCTTATTATATGCTGAAAAACATGTCTTTATCAGATACCAGAGCTTTTGGACTTGATAAAAGTGATGTAGTTATCGAAGAGATTCCAATAGTTTATCATCCGATTACTAAACTGGAATTAGAAAGGAAGGCAGTTAGTTAG
- a CDS encoding response regulator — translation MNNGVQILVIDDEVQIRKLLEITLDSNDYRTIFAVNAKEGLLTAANHQPDLVILDLGLPDEDGQAVLKRLREWYKNPIIILTVKSAEDEIVKALDNGANDYLTKPFRTQELLARIRTALRNKVTEEKELIIEFGSVSIDLASRIVRLNNEILKLTMTEYNLLSIFAKNEGRVLTHQYLLKQVWGNSYADQTQYLRVFVAQLRKKIEDDPNRPRFIITESGVGYRFNTG, via the coding sequence ATGAATAATGGTGTCCAAATTTTGGTAATTGATGATGAAGTTCAAATTAGAAAACTACTTGAAATCACATTGGATTCCAATGATTACAGAACAATTTTTGCCGTGAACGCAAAAGAAGGATTGTTGACTGCAGCCAATCATCAGCCTGATTTGGTTATTCTCGATTTGGGTCTGCCTGATGAGGACGGACAAGCTGTTTTGAAACGCCTGCGCGAATGGTATAAAAATCCAATTATTATTTTAACGGTAAAAAGTGCCGAAGATGAAATTGTAAAAGCGCTTGATAACGGAGCCAATGACTATTTGACAAAACCGTTCCGCACGCAGGAATTGCTGGCTAGAATCCGGACAGCATTGCGGAATAAGGTAACGGAGGAAAAAGAACTGATAATTGAATTTGGTTCGGTTTCAATCGATTTGGCTTCCAGAATTGTCAGGCTGAACAATGAAATTTTGAAACTCACGATGACAGAATACAATCTGCTTTCCATTTTTGCAAAAAATGAAGGGCGCGTATTAACTCATCAATATTTATTAAAACAGGTTTGGGGCAACAGTTATGCTGACCAGACACAATACCTCCGGGTCTTTGTTGCCCAGCTCAGAAAAAAAATAGAAGATGACCCAAACCGTCCTAGGTTTATTATTACTGAATCTGGTGTAGGCTACCGATTCAATACAGGTTAA